One region of Eupeodes corollae chromosome 1, idEupCoro1.1, whole genome shotgun sequence genomic DNA includes:
- the LOC129953758 gene encoding uncharacterized protein LOC129953758 → MKRNVLTTADVQKEQLFLVQLERELNTILGKINENLNTLKVEELQLRSQAVNMLAPHSTSHKVEAIAKQEAPPVFNDNPEVVNQQEIDLNILLKNINEEEED, encoded by the exons atgaaacgaaaTGTTTTAACAACTGCTGATGTACAAAAAGAGCAACTTTTTTTAGTTCAACTCGAGCGTGAATTAAATACTATCTtaggaaaaattaatgaaaatctcAATACTTTGAAA gTTGAAGAGCTGCAACTAAGATCTCAGGCAGTGAATATGTTGGCTCCTCACAGCACTTCACATAAGGTTGAAGCTATAGCCAAACAAGAGGCTCCCCCTGTTTTCAATGACAATCCAGAAGTAGTGAATCAACAAGAAATTGacttaaacattttactaaaaaatatcaaCGAAGAAGAGGAGGATTGA
- the LOC129953757 gene encoding zinc finger CCHC domain-containing protein 10: protein MTLVGLAARKLSLKKRNAKLAAAFPNGVRCQKCLEFGHWSYECKQAKRKYVHRTSRTKQLSKNLANKEQKKATDLAKEPKLKRSKHDSSSDSSSDSDSDSSAESGSSGSDDDSSSSDSSDSSSSSSSSGASGSSSEGSSSSSDGATGVKKEKRKKTANNSDSSED, encoded by the exons ATGACACTCGTTGGCCTAGCGGCCAGAAAATTGTcccttaaaaaaag aaaTGCAAAATTAGCTGCTGCATTCCCAAATGGAGTGAGATGTCAGAAATGTCTCGAGTTCGGTCACTGGAGCTATGAATGCAAacaagcaaaaagaaaatatgttcaTAGAACTTCGAGGACGAAACAGTTGAGCAAGAATCTAGCCAATAAGGAGCAAAAAAAAGCTACTGATCTAGCTAAGGAGCCGAAATTGAAACGATCAAAGCACGACTCAAGTTCTGATTCCAGTTCAGATTCTGATTCAGATTCGAGTGCTGAATCCGGATCATCAGGAAGTGACGATGATAGTTCATCGTCCGATTCGTCAGACTCCTCATCATCCTCGTCTTCGTCAGGCGCATCAGGTTCATCATCTGAAGGATCATCTTCTTCCTCAGATGGCGCCACCGGggtaaagaaagaaaaacggaaaaaaactGCCAACAACAGTGACTCCTCAGAAGATTGA
- the LOC129953756 gene encoding transmembrane protein 169 isoform X1 produces MVGKTLLSTEANMLKERPVFIPPRKRQTSKKTNGTQNYVDHIVAVQNRQKVSPSSPGLEDDLLKTSLILKNKQPLPQIPLDETKLSTTQLQIKPISASSDNIYEGEESELQHFENLPPVLLPSTRRESSTVTPSSYSESSLDAKLSKSQDCLSTRSSKKRVNIRTDIKHVRNSNRNSPEIANYEDLESGETSVLNGDDFSLERFNTKRSVDSHYLTMTGTIKRGRKKGQCVDLQINISRAELEQINAVAIATETKKKANLWWTCSLTTGLHIFILSMISLPFVILFSAVYSFYIGTLTWYNVFNYFNEEKGLAYKFFVSPLLVLTYPVGIIICTIGLGIYAGVVQISLQFNSWLNEVGDIEKGFYGWLCAFLHLSDCSPYEVVILTDIRMPDEHPHANTSTEELSL; encoded by the exons atggTTGGTAAAACTTTGTTGTCAACCGAGGCCAACATGTTGAAAGAACGCCCAGTTTTCATACCACCTCGAAAGCGACAGAcatcaaagaaaacaaatggaACGCAGAATTATGTTGATCATATAGTTGCAGTGCag AACCGTCAGAAGGTATCTCCTTCATCGCCAGGCTTGGAAGATGATCTTCTTAAAACATCACtcattctcaaaaacaaacaaccacTGCCACAAATCCCACTGGATGAAACTAAATTATCAACAACTCAACTTCAGATAAAGCCCATTTCTGCAAGTTCAGATAATATTTACGAAGGTGAGGAAAGTGAattacaacattttgaaaatctacCTCCGGTATTACTGCCATCAACTCGCCGTGAAAGTTCCACCGTAACGCCCAGTAGTTATTCCGAAAGTAGCTTAGATGCTAAATTGAGCAAGTCTCAAGACTGCCTCAGTACTAGATCATCCAAAAAACGAGTAAATATTCGAACGGATATTAAACATGTTCGAAACAGCAATAGGAACTCACCGGAAATAGCTAACTATGAAGATTTGGAATCGGGTGAAACTAGTGTACTCAATGGAGATGATTTTAGTTTGGAAAGGTTCAATACTAAGCGATCCGTCGATAGTCATTACTTGACAATGACag GTACTATAAAACGAGGTCGAAAAAAAGGTCAATGTGTTGATCTTCAAATAAACATAAGCCGTGCGGAACTCGAGCAAATAAACGCAGTTGCGATTGCTACTGAAACCAAAAAGAAAGCCAATCTGTGGTGGACCTGTTCGTTAACTACGGGACTCCACATCTTTATCCTATCGATGATAAGTCTTCCATTTGTGATTTTATTCTCGGCAGTTTACTCGTTTTACATCGGCACTCTAACTTGGTACAATGTTTTCAACTATTTCAATGAGGAAAAAGGACTTGCTTACAAATTTTTTGTGTCACCGCTACTTGTTCTCACTTATCCCGTAGGAATTATAATTTGTACTATAGGCCTAGGTATTTACGCTGGGGTCGTTCAAATCAGCTTGCAATTCAACAGTTGGTTAAACGAAGTCGGGGACATAGAAAAGGGCTTCTATGGATGGCTTTGTGCCTTTCTACACCTATCCGACTGTAGTCCGTATGAGGTCGTAATTTTAACCGATATTCGTATGCCCGACGAGCATCCGCATGCAAATACATCGACTGAGGAGCTATCACTATAA
- the LOC129953756 gene encoding transmembrane protein 169 isoform X2, translating into MVGKTLLSTEANMLKERPVFIPPRKRQTSKKTNGTQNYVDHIVAVQKVSPSSPGLEDDLLKTSLILKNKQPLPQIPLDETKLSTTQLQIKPISASSDNIYEGEESELQHFENLPPVLLPSTRRESSTVTPSSYSESSLDAKLSKSQDCLSTRSSKKRVNIRTDIKHVRNSNRNSPEIANYEDLESGETSVLNGDDFSLERFNTKRSVDSHYLTMTGTIKRGRKKGQCVDLQINISRAELEQINAVAIATETKKKANLWWTCSLTTGLHIFILSMISLPFVILFSAVYSFYIGTLTWYNVFNYFNEEKGLAYKFFVSPLLVLTYPVGIIICTIGLGIYAGVVQISLQFNSWLNEVGDIEKGFYGWLCAFLHLSDCSPYEVVILTDIRMPDEHPHANTSTEELSL; encoded by the exons atggTTGGTAAAACTTTGTTGTCAACCGAGGCCAACATGTTGAAAGAACGCCCAGTTTTCATACCACCTCGAAAGCGACAGAcatcaaagaaaacaaatggaACGCAGAATTATGTTGATCATATAGTTGCAGTGCag AAGGTATCTCCTTCATCGCCAGGCTTGGAAGATGATCTTCTTAAAACATCACtcattctcaaaaacaaacaaccacTGCCACAAATCCCACTGGATGAAACTAAATTATCAACAACTCAACTTCAGATAAAGCCCATTTCTGCAAGTTCAGATAATATTTACGAAGGTGAGGAAAGTGAattacaacattttgaaaatctacCTCCGGTATTACTGCCATCAACTCGCCGTGAAAGTTCCACCGTAACGCCCAGTAGTTATTCCGAAAGTAGCTTAGATGCTAAATTGAGCAAGTCTCAAGACTGCCTCAGTACTAGATCATCCAAAAAACGAGTAAATATTCGAACGGATATTAAACATGTTCGAAACAGCAATAGGAACTCACCGGAAATAGCTAACTATGAAGATTTGGAATCGGGTGAAACTAGTGTACTCAATGGAGATGATTTTAGTTTGGAAAGGTTCAATACTAAGCGATCCGTCGATAGTCATTACTTGACAATGACag GTACTATAAAACGAGGTCGAAAAAAAGGTCAATGTGTTGATCTTCAAATAAACATAAGCCGTGCGGAACTCGAGCAAATAAACGCAGTTGCGATTGCTACTGAAACCAAAAAGAAAGCCAATCTGTGGTGGACCTGTTCGTTAACTACGGGACTCCACATCTTTATCCTATCGATGATAAGTCTTCCATTTGTGATTTTATTCTCGGCAGTTTACTCGTTTTACATCGGCACTCTAACTTGGTACAATGTTTTCAACTATTTCAATGAGGAAAAAGGACTTGCTTACAAATTTTTTGTGTCACCGCTACTTGTTCTCACTTATCCCGTAGGAATTATAATTTGTACTATAGGCCTAGGTATTTACGCTGGGGTCGTTCAAATCAGCTTGCAATTCAACAGTTGGTTAAACGAAGTCGGGGACATAGAAAAGGGCTTCTATGGATGGCTTTGTGCCTTTCTACACCTATCCGACTGTAGTCCGTATGAGGTCGTAATTTTAACCGATATTCGTATGCCCGACGAGCATCCGCATGCAAATACATCGACTGAGGAGCTATCACTATAA
- the LOC129953755 gene encoding retinoid-inducible serine carboxypeptidase-like gives MARLLVAAFVITACFFLAEITSAKEEFGPGNQDYGYIDVRKGAHMFYWLFYTTANVSKYTDRPLAIWLQGGPGASSTGYGNFEELGPLTLELTARNHTWVKDMNVLFIDNPVGSGFSYVDSSKYLTKNNKQIALDLVELMKGFYKNHPEFKKVPLHIFCESYGGKMAPEFALELYRAIEKKEIESNLQSVALGDPWVSPMDSVNAWAPLLLNMGMIDHSGYNRIMKSAEKTQNALDKGKYTQSTLLWSDTQRVLLDESKGVDFYNILLPTNGELYTRSLLSNEERMYRTLVKFDLDENRDQILQDIMRKQVSKALKIPSSVVWGSQSSTTFNVLMGDFMKPAVEIVETLLNSTTLKVAVFSGQLDLICATPGTINWINDMQWNNKSAYESAPRVGIVVDRVLEGYQKEAGNFAMFWVDRAGHMVPNDNPRAMDFILKKYTKYDN, from the exons ATGGCCCGATTGTTAGTTGCGGCTTTTGTGATTACCGCCTGCTTCTTCTTAGCTGAAA TAACCTCAGCTAAGGAAGAATTTGGACCTGGCAATCAAGATTATGGCTATATTGATGTCCGCAAAGGCGCTCACATGTTTTATTGGTTATTCTACACAACAGCAAATGTTTCCAAATACACTGACCGACCTCTAGCAATTTGGTTACAGGGAGGACCTGGAGCATCGTCGACTGGTTATGGAAATTTTGAAGAACTCGGTCCATTGACCTTGGAACTGACTGCACGAAATCACACTTGGGTAAAGGATATGAATGTTCTTTTTATTGATAATCCAGTCGGAAGTGGATTTAGTTATGTGGATAGTTCAAAATACCTtacgaaaaataataaacaaatagcTCTTGATTTGGTTGAACTTATGAAAGGATTCTACAAAAATCATCCTGAATTTAAGAAAGTTCCTTTGCACATTTTCTGTGAAAGCTATGGTGGGAAAATGGCCCCAGAGTTTGCTTTGGAATTGTACAGAGCCATCGAAAAGAAGGAAATCGAAAGTAATCTGCAGTCGGTAGCACTAGGAGATCCATGGGTTTCACCTATGGATTCTGTAAACGCTTGGGCTCCACTTTTGTTGAACatg GGCATGATTGATCACAGTGGCTACAATAGAATCATGAAATCAGCCGAGAAAACCCAAAATGCACTTGACAAGGGTAAATATACCCAATCTACTTTGCTTTGGAGCGACACTCAACGAGTTCTCTTGGACGAGTCGAAAGGAGTTGATTTCTATAACATTCTGTTGCCCACAAACGGAGAATTGTACACACGATCATTGCTGAGCAATGAAG AGCGAATGTACAGAACCTTAGTTAAGTTCGACTTAGATGAAAACCGTGATCAAATTTTACAGGACATCATGCGTAAACAGGTTAGTAAGGCTTTGAAAATACCTTCGAGTGTTGTTTGGGGATCACAAAGTAGCACAACATTTAACGTTTTGATGGGTGATTTTATGAAACCAGCTGTGGAAATCG tcGAAACTCTACTCAACTCAACCACTCTAAAAGTAGCTGTGTTTTCGGGACAATTAGATCTTATTTGTGCAACTCCAGGTACAATAAACTGGATCAATGACATGCAATGGAATAATAAATCTGCCTACGAATCTGCACCCAGGGTAGGAATTGTTGTTGACCGAGTTCTGGAAGGATATCAAAAAGAAGCTGGTAATTTTGCCATGTTCTGGGTTGACCGAGCTGGACATATGGTACCAAATGATAACCCTCGTGCAatggactttattttaaaaaaatatacaaaatatgataattaa